The proteins below come from a single Alnus glutinosa chromosome 9, dhAlnGlut1.1, whole genome shotgun sequence genomic window:
- the LOC133877806 gene encoding putative E3 ubiquitin-protein ligase XBAT31, protein MGQGLSCGTSQEHGLFRAVQVGDLDTVEAVLGREPALLHQATVYDRHSALHIAAANGQIEILSMLLARSVNPDVLNRQKQSPLMLAAMHGKISCVEKLLEAGANILMFDSLHGRTCLHYAAYYGHADCLQAILSAAQSSTVAASWGFARFVNIRDGRGATPLHLAARQRRPECVHILLDNGALVCASTGGYGCPGSTPLHLAARGGSLDCIRELLAWGADRFQRDTSGRIPYIVALKHRHGACAALLNPSSAEPLVWPSPLKFIGELNHEAKALLEQALMEANREREKSILKGTAYSLPSPSPSHSDVGMEDNISEASSDTELCSICFEQVCTIEVQDCGHQMCAHCTLALCCHNKPNPTTACLTPPVCPFCRSTIDRLVVAKIRNNDDTDSNIGDISSSKLRKSRRSQNLSEGSSSFKGLSAVGSFGKMGGRSSGRVAAENEWVDKP, encoded by the exons ATGGGTCAGGGGCTGAGCTGCGGAACGAGCCAAGAGCACGGGCTGTTCAGGGCGGTCCAGGTTGGGGACTTGGACACTGTGGAGGCTGTGCTGGGGAGAGAGCCGGCTTTGTTACACCAAGCCACTGTCTATGACCGACACTCTGCGCTCCATATAGCCGCTGCCAATGGCCAGATCGAG ATTTTGTCAATGCTTTTGGCTCGATCTGTGAATCCGGATGTGTTGAATCGACAGAAGCAG TCTCCGCTTATGTTAGCTGCAATGCATGGCAAGATCTCCTGTGTAGAAAAGCTCCTTGAAGCTGGAGCAAAT ATATTGATGTTTGATTCCCTTCATGGAAGAACCTGCTTGCACTATGCTGCTTACTACGGCCACGCCGATTGCCTTCAAGCAATTCTTTCCGCTGCTCAATCTAGTACAGTTGCTGCTTCTTG GGGATTTGCGCGGTTTGTGAATATTAGAGATGGTAGGGGAGCAACACCGCTGCACTTAGCAGCCCGTCAAAGACGGCCCGAATGTGTACATATTCTATTAGACAATGGAGCTCTTGTTTGTGCTTCAACCGGCGGATATGG GTGCCCGGGAAGCACTCCTCTTCATCTTGCTGCCAGAGGGGGATCTCTTGATTGCATCCGTGAGTTGTTGGCGTGGGGTGCAGATCGTTTTCAAAGAGATACATCTGG GAGAATACCATATATAGTTGCTTTGAAGCACAGGCATGGAGCATGTGCAGCCTTGCTGAATCCTTCATCAGCAGAGCCTCTTGTCTGGCCATCACCTTTGAAGTTCATCGGTGAGCTTAATCATGAGGCAAAAGCTTTGTTAGAACAGGCTCTAATGGAGGCAAACAGGGAGAGGGAGAAGAGCATCTTAAAGGGAACTGCATACTCccttccatctccatctccatctcatTCTGATGTTGGGATGGAGGACAACATTTCTGAG GCCAGCAGCGATACCGAGCTATGCTCCATATGCTTTGAGCAGGTGTGCACAATTGAAGTCCAAGATTGTGGCCACCAAATGTGTGCACATTGCACACTAGCCCTTTGCTGCCACAATAAGCCCAACCCAACCACAGCATGCCTAACCCCACCGGTTTGCCCATTTTGCCGAAGCACCATCGACCGATTGGTGGTTGCAAAGATCAGAAATAATGATGACACTGATAGCAACATTGGTGATATCAGTTCTTCCAAGTTAAGAAAGTCAAGGAGGTCCCAGAACTTGAGTGAGGGAAGCAGCAGCTTCAAGGGCTTATCCGCAGTTGGTTCATTTGGAAAGATGGGCGGCCGTAGCTCCGGAAGGGTTGCTGCTGAAAATGAGTGGGTTGATAAGCCTTGA
- the LOC133877841 gene encoding uncharacterized protein At3g17950-like: MAGQEEGWPLGLQPLNVRVGLVRNRHLSGSISFNTLLTGSPTSSTASSSDLDTESTGSFFHDKSITLGSLIGVSTILEFSRRSIRGRKTEPLKEKKQSSSKSRIWFFSLCLRDNSTDDAKRVKNPSSLGQFLAVERRAADDYRRNYQNPAITGPDEVLGLAQPFAEPNSLFVDGRIAPPQTGSDMERRKDGGVEHGNGVGVPLLCSCMCGQPSD, encoded by the exons ATGGCTGGACAG GAGGAAGGCTGGCCTCTGGGTCTGCAGCCCCTGAATGTGAGAGTTGGGCTGGTTAGAAACCGTCACCTCTCTGGATCAATATCATTCAACACTTTACTCACTGGTTCTCCAACTTCCTCCACAGCTTCTTCATCAGATTTGGATACAGAG TCTACGGGGTCTTTTTTCCATGACAAAAGCATAACGCTTGGGAGCCTTATAGGTGTTTCCACCATCTTAGAGTTCTCTAGGAGATCAATAAGGGGAAGAAAAACCGAACCCTTAAAGGAAAAGAAGCAGAGCAGCAGCAAGTCCAGAATCTGGTTTTTTTCTCTGTGCTTAAGGGACAACAGTACTGATGATGCCAAGAGAGTGAAGAATCCTTCATCTCTTGGGCAGTTTCTTGCAGTGGAGAGAAGAGCTGCCGACGACTACAGAAGGAATTACCAGAACCCTGCTATTACTGGACCCGACGAAGTACTTGGCCTGGCTCAGCCTTTTGCAGAACCAAACTCACTTTTTGTTGATGGCCGAATTGCTCCTCCTCAAACTGGTTCAGATATGGAAAGGAGAAAAGATGGAGGAGTAGAGCATGGTAATGGGGTTGGAGTTCCCTTGCTATGTTCATGCATGTGTGGCCAACCATCCGACTAA